A segment of the Colletotrichum destructivum chromosome 3, complete sequence genome:
AAAGCTACTCAGCACATAACCCCGATACAAGCAACTAAATGTATACATGAAGCTTTCTAGAGCTGTAGTTGCCTTTAGTTGCATATACGCATCCACCCATTTTTCCCTACATGACGAACTAGACTTAAAGACCCCGGTCGTTCCTGGACGATGTGAGAAGCCATCGTATTTTGGAAGGTGAATATTGCAACGACATGCGCTTGGAGTGAAGGGAAACTGCTCGTTCGTTCCAATGAGGTTTGCCAATTTTGTTGTCGATTTGGCAGCGGTGCTCAGCGCATCACGCTCCGTTGCATCCAAGCATGTCGCGTTGAGAGGTCGGCAGCTTGAGAGCTTCACCAAGGCATCGAGCTTGACGCGCAAGTCACCGACAGCGCCCGAATATACGCGAGACGATGCCGCGGCAGAACCAGCAACGGCCACATCTGAGGCCACGGAAGCTCAGACGCAGGCTACAACAGATGTTTCTTCGTCGCAAAATGGGCCGGCAGTTCAGGTCAGCCACATCCCACACCAGTCTCCAAGCAACTTTCAGCCTTCAAGCTTCGATAATGCATCCGGTATCCGGCCAGATTCCGGATCTGTTCTATCTCAATTGAGGCAATTGAATCCTTCCGGAACCCCCTGGTCAGATGCGTCGCCGTTGGAAGCAAAGGACAAAAAGGGCAACGCCCCTTCGGAAGTTCCTGTTGGCAAGAGACCTGCGGTTTCGTACGGCGCCCCTATTTCCGAGGTGTTCGACGACGTCCCGTCCGGTGTCAATATCAATATATTTCACAGCACCCGTGCCGCCAAGCTACTGGGCAAGGACGAAGACCAGACGAAGGCCAAAATGGGAAACCGACAGAAGCTCAAGCCTGTTGGCCTCCCTGACTTTGTCGATTTCTCAAAGCCTGCAAAGATCACCCAAAAAACTTCATCTTCGGGAGAATCCAGCTCCAGCCTTACTCAGGAGGCCTCTGAAGAAAGCGCAGTCAGAGATGGCGTCAACAGAAAAGATGTCTCAAATTCCCAGGAAGCTGTGATATCTgtcgccgcctccgcagAACCAGAATCCAAGGATGTGCCGTCCGTTGAGGCCGATCTGGGGGCCACAGGCGACCAATCAACCACGTCAGCATACGTCCTCCGAGAATCGAAGGTGCCGGCCACGCGTTTGAGCAGACTTTGGAACTATGGCGGGCTGGCGGCAGGCATGATGGGGGGTGCCATTACCGAGAGTATCGGTAGGGCATTGGGCGGCAAAGGCGAGGGCTCCGTGCTGCTAAGCGCCAGTAACATGGAGCGACTCGTGGCGAAGCTCTCGAGAATGCGCGGTGCCGCCTTGAAGATGGGCCAGATGATGAGCTTCCAGGACACCAAGATGCTTCCTGGGCCGATCCAGGAGGTTTTGCAGAGGGTACAGGACCGCGCCGACTACATGCCTGCATATCAGAGAGACAAGGTGCTCGCGGCGAACCTAGGGCCGGAATGGCGTGAACTGTTTGATGAGTTTGAGGAGAAACCTGTCGCCGCTGCCTCTATCGGCCAGGTCCACCGAGCCACCCTAAAGGAGGGCGGCCGCAAGGTTGCCGTCAAGATCCAGTTCCCAGGCGTCGCCGACTCCATCAACTCGgacctcgacaacctcggtATCCTTTTGACGGCGACCAAGCTCCTTCCCAAGGGCCTGTACCTGAACAAAACCATCGACAACGCGCGGCTCGAGCTCGGCTGGGAATGCGACTATGAGCGAGAGGCGCAGTGCCTGCTCCGGTACAAAGAGCTGCTCGCAGACGAACCCGACACCTTCCTCGTGCCCGAGGTTCACCTTCAGGCCTGCGGCAAGAACGTTCTGACGATGGACTGGATGGAGGGCGTCGGTGTCACCAGGGTCAAGTCCTTCACCCAGGAGCAGAAGGACTGGATCGGCACCCAGATCCTGCGCCTCTGCCTGCGGGAGATAACCGAGTTCAAGTTCATGCAGACGGATCCCAACTGGACCAACTTCCTATACAACGCGGAGACCAACAggctcgagctcctcgactTTGGCGCCTCAAGGGAGTACCCTGACGAATTCGTCACGCAGtacgtcgagctgctcgcggcggcctcgagatcGGACCGCGAGGGTGTGAAGCAGCTCTCGGAGAGCCTGGGGTACCTCACTGGCCACGAGAGCAAGATCATGTTGGATGCGCACGTGAAATCGATTCTCACACTGGCGGAGCCTTTCCTTGACTCAGCCCCCGAGGTCTACGACTTCCACGACCAGACCATCACCGAGCGTGTCAAGGCTCTCATCCCCGTCATGCTGCGCGAGAGGCTCGCGCCACCGCCCGAGGAGACGTACAGCTTGCACCGCAAGCTAAGCGGAGCCTTTCTGCTCTGCGCGAAACTCGGCAGCAAGGTCAAGTGCCGCGAAATGTTTGCGGAGAGTCTGAGAAAGAACGGGCTCACTGTTTAACGTAGACGGACAGCGGGTCACTCTCCCAACATGCTTAGTAACCATCTTGTATTATAGCTGTACAACCAACATGTAGACAGACACCTCCTCCCACGCCGCTGGGCAGATAGACAAAAGGACGTTGAGTGCGAAGCCGGGATTAAAAGCATGTTTTCATGTGATGCAAAACTGAGCATATGCACTCTTCATTCTCTCGGCCTCCGCTGCAACTGGTCGAgctccttcctctctctaCCGACaaccttcttcctcttccgcTCGATCGTCCGGTCgacctgcttcttcttcatgccGGCGAACTGGTCCATCAGGaacctcttcttctgctccgACTTCTTGAGGTAGAACGGCTGCTTGCCCTGCTTCAcgagctccttctccttgcgctTGTGCTCCGAAATAacgtcggcctcgcgctGCTTGCGCTCGCGCGTCTTGATCTTGGACTCCATCGACAGCAGCAGACGCTTCatctcctccttctttccagcgtccttggtcttcttgaTCTCCCCTCGTAGCTCCCGCATCTCGTCTTTGCGATAGTCGTCCAGGAACGCGTACGCCTTGCGGGCCTTTGCCTCGTCAACGGGCCCGCTCAAGGGGTCAAAGCGCGGATCGCGCACCTCCATCTTGGGCACGACGATGACCTCGCGACGCCGCGAGACAGGTTTCTTGCTCGACTGTTCCATGGGCGCGTGCTTGCTCGTACGCTTGGCAAGGTTGGCGCCGTACTTGGGTTTCCTGCCGACTTCCTCTGGGCCGGAGTCTGACTCCGATTCCGAGTCTGACGTTTCCGCGCCGGCATTGCGCCGTTTGTTGGACGCGGGCATGGAGGCTTGTGCTTTGGCAAGGGCGCCGAAGGAGACGGCTGATATGTCGATCTTGGACTTCTttggtggcggtgatccGGCAGACTGATATATCTTGTCAGTGACGGGTTCTATTATGTTTCACATAGCAAACTCACCTCATTTTCCTCGTTGTCCCGAtccacctcatcatcatAGTCACCTTCACTCAGCTCATCGCCGTCCTCATCCATCTCTTCAGGCTCACTGCTGACATGCTCATCGATTTCAGGTTCCGCCTCCCTCCGAGGTCGCACGCGGCGCTGGAGGCCAGAGAACCCCTGTTTTCTTTTACCGGACAACATTTTGTGTGATTGGTGTGTGAGAGCGGGTTGGGCAGCGGTTGAATCgaagcagagaagtgaagaTCGGTACTTCACATGGGAGGGATTCTGTCTCTCAAAGTCGTCGACCGAGCCCCGCTGAAAAGTTAGGACAACCAACCAGCCGTGTTATCGTCCGACCGGGTACTTATCGATAAGACGCGGGCGGGATTTCTCCAGTGCGACAAGAAACACTTCCTTTTTGAACATATCTGCTCTTCCACCATCACAGGACGAAAGGATTCCGAATTCGAGATATTTGATTCATTAGGCTGCGCGGGTCTGCATTGAAGGTTGAAGCCAAAGAAGTTCCGCGTGATCCTACTCAATTGGGGCCATTAAGTGCAACTTGCTCCTGAGCCCGCCTATCCTCATGCATCCCTCCTTCGCCAGGATCTTCCCCAGATCTCGACATCTTCTCCAGCATCGCTTTACTCAAACTaccgccgcagccgcgcGCCGACACCCGGGGCAACAACGCGCTGGTCTGGCGCAAAGTCGAAAAAGCGAACCCGAACGTCTCTCTTTGTTAACTCTCTCCAGCGCAAGTCGGATCTACGACGCCAGAAtcgacgagatggacatGTCCAACGTACAATGGTGGGCGAAGCCGGCCCCGACCATGGCTGCCCCCGCGAACCAGCAGCTAAGCAACAACGGCTTCACGATACCAGGCCTTGGTAATGTCTCCAATGCCGCCGATGTACGCTTTGATGGGCCTCGCCCCCGGGCGATCCCCCTACCCAAGCGACCCGTCGCCGCAGGCCAATCTACAACCCGGAAGAAGAGGCCTCACACGCCGTAAGtccgacgtcgccgtcctctACCTCCCCCCCTTAGCGCAAATATCCCCCGAGCTAACTTCTTGATCAGATCTGGCGCCGCATCAAACAGCCGCGATAAGATCATGGCTCCCAGCGCCGCGTCCGGCGGCGTCCCCGACCCAACCCCGGAATACCTCCACCGCGCCTCCCTCCCGtcgaccctcctccccacCCCGCGccccatcctcgtcgtcatggACCTCAACGGTACActcctccaccgcccgaACCGGCGCCAGGCGACCTCCTTTGTCGAGCGGCCACACGCCCGGCGCTTTCTGCAGTATTGCCTCGATACTTTCCACGTCGTCGTTTGGTCTTCGGCCCGCCCCGGCAACGTCCAGTCCATGTGCGACCAACTCCTCCTGGGCCcgcctggcggcggcgcgggcggcggcggccacgccGACAGAGGCTCGTACCGCCGCCGTGTCCTCGCCGTCTGGGGTCGCGACCGCTTCGGCCTGACGGAAGCCGACTACCAGCTTCGCGTGCAGGTCTACAAGCGTCTGGAATTAGTCTGGCGTGAGAAGAACGTGCAGGCGGCGCACCCAGACGCGGCATACGGCGGCCGCTGGGACCAGACCAACACCGTGCTGGTCGATGATTCGTCCGAAAAGGCGCGCAGCGAGCCGTATAATCTCCTCCGGGTCCCCGAGTTCTTTGGCAACGCTAACGAGCCGGGCTACATCGTGCCCCAGGTCCACGACTACCTCAACGCCCTGTGCCATCAGTCCGACGTTAGCGCTTACATGCGCGAGAACCCCTTCGAGGTTAGGAAGGACTACAAACTTGCGCCAAGCGAGCAGTGACATGTTGTGTGCTCCCAAGACAGATTGACTGGACAGGCGGCAGAAATATCCTACTGCGGCCCAGATGTATACGGGCAAATGAAGCGGAAGCCTCATGGGGACAAGGATGTTAGAATACACACTCCACAGCATCGAGAAAGATACCCTTTAGGATTAGCATAATCACAAGTTGTTGGACGAGCAATACTTTCACGGGCGGACACAAGCGTGGCAGGAGAGCACATTATGGATGGGAAATGTACTTTTTTGGTTTTGATCAGGAACATCCTGCATCTATTGCCTCGTCCTAGTGGCTCGGACTAGTAACTTGGCACACAGCCTCTGGCATTACGCGCAAGATAGTTCTTCTCGGGTCCATAACATCGTCTACACACCCCCTTGCCTAATCGTAAACTCGTTTCATCTCTGCCATAAGCCATAAATGTCGGATCACTCCCCGGAGCAATTCGCTTATTTGAagaccttgccgtcggcaACGGGGTACTCCTTGCCGTTGTGGGTGGTGGGCTTCTCCCAGCCCCAGGAGTCAGAGACGAACTGGCGGTCCTCGGGCTTAGTgccgtcgagcttctcgaacTCGTAGCTCTCGTAGTCGGGAGCGACGTCGAAAGCGGGCTTGAAGTCCTGGCCACGGACAACGAAGGCACCCTCGATGACGGAGTCGTTGTTCTGGCCGTAGACTGCAGCGCATCCGAAGATGAACTTGCGGGAAGCCTCGAGGCGGTTGTTGAAGCCACCAATGAGGTTGTTGGACATGAAGGTAAGGGTGAGCTCGTCGTTGTACTTGTACTTGACCTTCCAGAGGGAGAACTCCTCCAGGTTGACGTTGTCCCAAAACCActtcatggcctcctcgtgGTTCTTGATGTTAGAGTACTGGCGCTTCCACTCCTCGAGATCGAAAGTGGCGCGGGGAAGCTCAGCAAGGGGGTGCTTGGGCTtaggggcgggggcggcctCCTcagcggcgggggcgggggcggccttgggggcggcctccttcttgggctGCTCAGGCTTCTTGGGGGCGACGTTGGTGAGCTTGGGGGTCTCGAGGTACTCCTGCttctcggcaacggcggTCCAGATGTCCTGGTTGACGATGGTGTCGTACCAGCGGGTGACGCTGGGGTTCTCCTGGCGCCACTGCTTGTCGAAGAAGAACTCGAAGCCACGGGCAatgatgccggcggcgaagaggtcAGCGAGGGTAATGCGCTCGCCAACGAGGTAGGTGTTGCTGAGGAGgtgctcctcgacgaccttgatggccttgagggcgaCCTTGGAGGAGT
Coding sequences within it:
- a CDS encoding Putative ABC1 atypical kinase-like domain, protein kinase-like domain superfamily, which codes for MRFANFVVDLAAVLSASRSVASKHVALRGRQLESFTKASSLTRKSPTAPEYTRDDAAAEPATATSEATEAQTQATTDVSSSQNGPAVQVSHIPHQSPSNFQPSSFDNASGIRPDSGSVLSQLRQLNPSGTPWSDASPLEAKDKKGNAPSEVPVGKRPAVSYGAPISEVFDDVPSGVNINIFHSTRAAKLLGKDEDQTKAKMGNRQKLKPVGLPDFVDFSKPAKITQKTSSSGESSSSLTQEASEESAVRDGVNRKDVSNSQEAVISVAASAEPESKDVPSVEADLGATGDQSTTSAYVLRESKVPATRLSRLWNYGGLAAGMMGGAITESIGRALGGKGEGSVLLSASNMERLVAKLSRMRGAALKMGQMMSFQDTKMLPGPIQEVLQRVQDRADYMPAYQRDKVLAANLGPEWRELFDEFEEKPVAAASIGQVHRATLKEGGRKVAVKIQFPGVADSINSDLDNLGILLTATKLLPKGLYLNKTIDNARLELGWECDYEREAQCLLRYKELLADEPDTFLVPEVHLQACGKNVLTMDWMEGVGVTRVKSFTQEQKDWIGTQILRLCLREITEFKFMQTDPNWTNFLYNAETNRLELLDFGASREYPDEFVTQYVELLAAASRSDREGVKQLSESLGYLTGHESKIMLDAHVKSILTLAEPFLDSAPEVYDFHDQTITERVKALIPVMLRERLAPPPEETYSLHRKLSGAFLLCAKLGSKVKCREMFAESLRKNGLTV
- a CDS encoding Putative rRNA biogenesis protein RRP36, whose protein sequence is MLSGKRKQGFSGLQRRVRPRREAEPEIDEHVSSEPEEMDEDGDELSEGDYDDEVDRDNEENESAGSPPPKKSKIDISAVSFGALAKAQASMPASNKRRNAGAETSDSESESDSGPEEVGRKPKYGANLAKRTSKHAPMEQSSKKPVSRRREVIVVPKMEVRDPRFDPLSGPVDEAKARKAYAFLDDYRKDEMRELRGEIKKTKDAGKKEEMKRLLLSMESKIKTRERKQREADVISEHKRKEKELVKQGKQPFYLKKSEQKKRFLMDQFAGMKKKQVDRTIERKRKKVVGRERKELDQLQRRPRE
- a CDS encoding Putative FCP1 domain, HAD superfamily protein produces the protein MHPSFARIFPRSRHLLQHRFTQTTAAAARRHPGQQRAGLAQSRKSEPERLSLLTLSSASRIYDARIDEMDMSNVQWWAKPAPTMAAPANQQLSNNGFTIPGLGNVSNAADVRFDGPRPRAIPLPKRPVAAGQSTTRKKRPHTPSGAASNSRDKIMAPSAASGGVPDPTPEYLHRASLPSTLLPTPRPILVVMDLNGTLLHRPNRRQATSFVERPHARRFLQYCLDTFHVVVWSSARPGNVQSMCDQLLLGPPGGGAGGGGHADRGSYRRRVLAVWGRDRFGLTEADYQLRVQVYKRLELVWREKNVQAAHPDAAYGGRWDQTNTVLVDDSSEKARSEPYNLLRVPEFFGNANEPGYIVPQVHDYLNALCHQSDVSAYMRENPFEVRKDYKLAPSEQ
- a CDS encoding Putative elongation factor 1B gamma, glutathione S-transferase, Thioredoxin-like superfamily, which gives rise to MAFGKLFTYPANPRTTAIRAVAKANNVDLEFIEADTTKPSAEHLQANKLGKVPAFLGEDGYPLSECIAIAIYITSQNEKTTLLGKTKQDYASILKWMSFFNSEVLPPMGAWYRPLLGKDTYNKKAVEDSSKVALKAIKVVEEHLLSNTYLVGERITLADLFAAGIIARGFEFFFDKQWRQENPSVTRWYDTIVNQDIWTAVAEKQEYLETPKLTNVAPKKPEQPKKEAAPKAAPAPAAEEAAPAPKPKHPLAELPRATFDLEEWKRQYSNIKNHEEAMKWFWDNVNLEEFSLWKVKYKYNDELTLTFMSNNLIGGFNNRLEASRKFIFGCAAVYGQNNDSVIEGAFVVRGQDFKPAFDVAPDYESYEFEKLDGTKPEDRQFVSDSWGWEKPTTHNGKEYPVADGKVFK